Proteins encoded by one window of Centroberyx gerrardi isolate f3 chromosome 21, fCenGer3.hap1.cur.20231027, whole genome shotgun sequence:
- the LOC144543041 gene encoding tensin-1-like, whose amino-acid sequence MPMGRSIRRRFASLRSSWRRSTGYLFSKGSTRSCKSVETRRRQSQSQSVVQAMEESYEVDLVYITERIISVSFPAAAEERSYTTNLKEVASMLRSKHGEHYLMLNLSERRSDLVKLNHKC is encoded by the exons ATGCCGATGGGCAGGTCCATCCGGAGGCGCTTTGCCTCTCTGCGTTCATCCTGGAGGCGGAGCACTGGGTACCTGTTCAGCAAG GGATCAACGAGGTCCTGCAAGAGCGTGGAGACGAGACGAAGGCAGTCGCA gagtcaGAGTGTGGTTCAGGCCATGGAGGAGAGCTATGAGGTGGATCTGGTCTACATCACAGAGAGGATCATCTCCGTCTCCTTCCCCGCCGCGGCCGAGGAGCGCAGCTACACCACCAACCTGAAGGAGGTGGCGTCCATGCTGCGCTCCAAACATGGCGAGCACTATCTG ATGCTCAACCTGAGCGAGCGGAGGAGCGACTTAGTCAAGTTAAACCATAAG TGCTGA